The sequence below is a genomic window from Tenacibaculum tangerinum.
ACAGCACGAGTTTATAGATTGTGGATATCGATTAATGACTAGCTATTTGAATAGAGATGGTTACACTATCAACCATAAAAAGCTATACAGAATTATGAAAGAAGAAGGATTGTTAAAGCTTTGCAACAGAATAGATAGAAGTGGTTCTGGACGTAAATTTGTAAAATTCAGAAAGGTTCAAACCAATAGACCATTAGAATGCTTAGAAATGGATATAAAGATGGTTTGGATACCTAGTGAAGGCAAAAACGCTTACTTACTCTCTGTAATTGACGTTCACACACGCAGAATATTAAAGGATTATTTTTCATTTACTATTAAACAAAACAATGTAATAGCACTGCTATCAGAGTTATTTGAAGATTATGAATATCCTAATAACGTGGTCATTAGAAGTGATAATGGCAGTCAATTTATAGCAAAAAAAGTACGTGAATATTTAGGTTTAATCGGAGTCCAACAAGAGTTTACACATATTGCCACACCAGAAGAGAACGCACATATTG
It includes:
- a CDS encoding IS3 family transposase, with translation MVGIVESSYYRVPSGGKKGNKPSRKTFHNTKGFVSQDVLVTSIKEILQHEFIDCGYRLMTSYLNRDGYTINHKKLYRIMKEEGLLKLCNRIDRSGSGRKFVKFRKVQTNRPLECLEMDIKMVWIPSEGKNAYLLSVIDVHTRRILKDYFSFTIKQNNVIALLSELFEDYEYPNNVVIRSDNGSQFIAKKVREYLGLIGVQQEFTHIATPEENAHIEAYHGILKKEVFKRFDYQYFGEIEQILKRYLKFYNNRRLHGLLGRITPMEKWNADEHLITMKKLTA